The Thermodesulfobacteriota bacterium genome includes a region encoding these proteins:
- a CDS encoding MerR family transcriptional regulator translates to MRIYTITEVARRLGIRTRTIRLYVCEGLLQPGKESGRFVFTEKDMEELARIVRLRQDLDVNTAGIEVILEMRRKILSLQKQIEHLTEGIEKEIQSRLKDYLAESAKLPARPFRKDITKITVQEESD, encoded by the coding sequence ATGCGTATTTATACTATAACCGAGGTAGCGAGGCGGCTGGGGATTCGCACCCGGACCATACGTCTTTATGTGTGTGAAGGGCTCCTGCAGCCCGGGAAGGAGTCCGGCCGTTTCGTTTTTACAGAGAAAGATATGGAAGAATTGGCCAGGATTGTGCGCCTGCGTCAGGACCTGGATGTAAATACGGCCGGGATTGAGGTAATTCTTGAGATGCGGAGAAAGATACTATCCTTGCAAAAACAGATAGAACACCTGACTGAAGGAATAGAAAAGGAGATACAGTCCAGACTTAAGGACTACTTGGCAGAATCCGCTAAACTACCTGCCCGGCCGTTTAGAAAAGATATAACCAAGATCACAGTGCAAGAAGAAAGTGATTGA
- the ybgF gene encoding tol-pal system protein YbgF, whose translation MKWFAFIFMGMVMILSACAVQEDVLILNDKINVLSRQTGEVYKEISGLQEQVSKMKEGLRSMDTVKSVEVISKKQAAMGIQLEDIKAEMMRLQDRIERQENRWQELTGRSEAEDKVLAEKMQKLSDQINSLQARISVLEKNVSHEDKSAGKEVKSDTPAVTGQAVTIEKTKIKARKSAKEDYDEAYKLYKENAYRQAIEKFRTFLKEYPDSELAGNAGYWLGECYYQQERYEEAILEYEKVVREHKGTKVPSALLKQGLAFHHLGDTKTARFLMEKLLEEYPKSEQAEAARANLKKWGKK comes from the coding sequence ATGAAATGGTTCGCTTTTATTTTTATGGGTATGGTGATGATCCTGAGCGCCTGCGCCGTGCAGGAAGATGTCCTCATATTAAATGATAAAATCAATGTCTTGAGCAGGCAGACAGGCGAAGTCTATAAAGAGATCAGCGGCCTGCAAGAGCAGGTCTCTAAGATGAAAGAAGGGCTGAGAAGCATGGACACAGTTAAGTCTGTGGAAGTTATAAGCAAAAAACAGGCCGCTATGGGGATACAGCTTGAGGATATCAAAGCGGAGATGATGCGCCTGCAGGACAGGATAGAGCGGCAGGAAAATCGCTGGCAGGAGTTAACAGGCCGGAGCGAGGCGGAAGATAAGGTCTTAGCCGAAAAGATGCAAAAACTCTCTGACCAGATAAACAGTCTTCAGGCCAGGATAAGCGTTCTGGAGAAAAATGTTTCACATGAGGATAAGTCTGCCGGTAAAGAGGTAAAAAGCGATACACCGGCAGTGACCGGGCAGGCGGTTACCATAGAAAAGACAAAGATAAAGGCCCGGAAATCGGCAAAGGAAGATTATGATGAGGCCTACAAGCTTTATAAAGAAAATGCATACAGGCAGGCTATAGAGAAATTCAGGACTTTTTTAAAGGAATACCCTGATTCTGAATTGGCCGGCAATGCCGGGTACTGGCTTGGAGAATGTTATTACCAGCAGGAGCGCTACGAAGAGGCCATCCTGGAATATGAAAAGGTCGTCCGTGAACATAAAGGGACTAAGGTTCCCTCCGCCCTGCTGAAACAAGGGCTGGCCTTTCATCATCTCGGGGACACAAAAACGGCCAGGTTCCTTATGGAAAAATTGCTCGAAGAATATCCCAAGAGTGAGCAGGCCGAGGCAGCGCGCGCGAATCTAAAAAAGTGGGGTAAGAAGTAA
- the tolB gene encoding Tol-Pal system beta propeller repeat protein TolB, whose protein sequence is MAHKLKYLIALMLAGWLLAAGHACARVYIDITSGQTRKISIAVPYFRPLAGATGSLEAGKKFSDTLTHALVFHGIFTAIDPDIYGGGDASDWSALGAEFVIKGNFKSAGDRLVLEMVLIDVAEGKIALGRRYEGEMINYRAMLHRFCDLVIQVLTGEPGISQSKIAFVWARDGHKEIYVADFDGENARRITSERSIVLSPRFSPDGEEIVYTSYREGRPILYIKNIYTGKSRRLADFKGINVSPAWSPDGKFLAVALTKDGSNSQLYLIDRQGSIIRRLTNNWGINVSPAWSPDGKQLAYVSDSSGAPQIYILDLQNMHTRRLTFAGSYNTAPDWSPRSDCIVYNGMKGRHFDIYTIDVKSGKVTQLTDASGNNECPSWSPDSRQIVFSSTRGGETQLFVMFSDGSGQRRIINSARPGASATGAQTQPCWSRRLN, encoded by the coding sequence ATGGCGCATAAACTTAAATATCTTATAGCCCTTATGCTCGCCGGATGGTTGTTGGCCGCGGGCCATGCCTGCGCGAGGGTTTACATAGACATCACCTCGGGTCAAACCCGGAAAATCTCTATCGCAGTCCCTTATTTTCGTCCGCTGGCCGGGGCGACGGGCAGCCTGGAGGCAGGTAAAAAATTCTCCGATACCCTTACGCATGCCCTTGTCTTTCACGGCATTTTTACCGCCATTGATCCGGACATTTACGGCGGCGGTGATGCCTCCGATTGGAGCGCCCTGGGGGCCGAGTTTGTTATTAAGGGCAACTTTAAAAGTGCCGGTGACCGGCTGGTGCTTGAAATGGTGCTGATCGATGTGGCAGAAGGCAAGATAGCCCTTGGTCGTCGCTACGAAGGGGAAATGATAAATTATCGGGCCATGCTTCATCGCTTCTGTGATCTGGTCATTCAGGTCCTGACCGGCGAACCCGGCATAAGCCAGTCTAAAATAGCCTTTGTATGGGCTAGGGATGGCCATAAAGAAATATATGTAGCCGACTTTGATGGAGAAAATGCGCGCCGCATCACCTCGGAACGTTCTATCGTCCTTTCTCCAAGGTTTTCTCCCGATGGGGAGGAGATAGTTTACACCTCTTACCGGGAGGGAAGACCTATCCTTTACATTAAAAATATCTATACCGGGAAAAGCCGGAGACTGGCAGACTTTAAAGGTATCAATGTCTCGCCGGCCTGGTCTCCGGATGGTAAATTCCTGGCAGTTGCGCTGACCAAGGACGGGAGCAATTCGCAGCTTTATCTTATCGATCGCCAGGGCAGTATTATCCGGCGACTGACCAATAACTGGGGAATAAACGTCTCACCCGCCTGGTCACCGGATGGTAAACAATTGGCCTATGTCTCTGATTCCTCCGGCGCGCCGCAGATCTACATCCTTGACTTGCAAAATATGCATACGCGCCGCCTGACCTTTGCTGGGTCTTATAACACGGCTCCGGACTGGTCGCCCCGCAGTGATTGTATCGTTTACAACGGCATGAAAGGCCGGCATTTTGACATCTATACTATTGATGTCAAAAGCGGTAAGGTAACACAATTGACCGATGCCTCCGGGAACAACGAATGTCCCTCCTGGTCGCCGGACAGCCGGCAGATAGTCTTCAGTTCTACCCGGGGCGGGGAGACGCAGCTTTTTGTCATGTTTTCCGACGGCAGCGGCCAGCGCAGGATTATAAACAGTGCACGCCCGGGCGCATCTGCGACCGGCGCGCAGACACAACCTTGCTGGTCACGCCGGCTTAACTGA
- a CDS encoding adenylosuccinate synthase, protein MANVIVVGTQWGDEGKGKIVDLLTEYADIIVRFQGGNNAGHTIVVGDEKFIFHLIPSGILHPQKKCLIGNGVVIDPAVLLAELDSLHTKGHPIKPGRLLVSETAHLIMPYHRAIDQGREGLTGGKKIGTTGRGIGPCYEDKIARRGIKVGDILHGPSFRTKLSEILKEKNFYMEKYLGLRSMDVEDIYNEYMTYAGRLAPYAANVSIILDEAVKAKKHILFEGAQGAHLDIDHGTYPFVTSSNTIAGGACCGAGIGPTRIDAVIGICKAYTTRVGSGPFPTELEDATGDRIQQRGAEFGATTGRKRRCGWLDAVLVSDSVRLSGLSGLAITKLDVLTGIPALKIATHYLSEGQPIRYRPSRIDLMENVQPVYEELKGWPEELTGIRRLEDLPKATKGYLSRIEELTGTRIMIVSLGPGRDETILLHNPFKGQS, encoded by the coding sequence ATGGCTAATGTTATTGTTGTCGGCACACAATGGGGAGACGAAGGCAAGGGGAAGATCGTCGATCTCCTCACCGAATATGCGGATATTATTGTGCGCTTTCAGGGGGGTAATAATGCCGGCCATACCATCGTAGTGGGAGACGAGAAATTTATTTTTCACCTTATCCCGTCGGGGATTCTTCATCCCCAAAAAAAGTGCCTTATCGGCAACGGCGTTGTGATTGATCCGGCCGTCCTCCTGGCCGAGCTGGATAGTTTGCATACCAAAGGACACCCGATCAAGCCGGGCCGCCTTTTAGTCAGCGAAACCGCTCATCTTATTATGCCTTATCACCGGGCTATCGATCAGGGCCGGGAAGGCCTTACCGGCGGCAAAAAGATAGGCACAACCGGCCGGGGTATAGGCCCCTGTTATGAAGACAAGATCGCCCGGCGCGGGATCAAGGTGGGGGACATCCTGCACGGCCCAAGTTTTCGGACTAAGCTCTCGGAGATTCTGAAAGAGAAGAATTTTTATATGGAGAAGTACCTCGGCCTTAGGTCCATGGATGTTGAAGACATATATAATGAATATATGACTTATGCCGGGAGGCTGGCCCCCTATGCGGCCAATGTTTCCATTATCCTGGACGAGGCGGTAAAGGCTAAAAAACATATCCTTTTTGAAGGGGCACAGGGGGCGCACCTGGATATTGACCACGGCACGTATCCCTTTGTCACTTCTTCCAACACCATAGCGGGCGGGGCCTGTTGCGGCGCCGGCATCGGGCCGACGCGCATCGATGCGGTTATCGGCATCTGCAAGGCATATACCACCCGCGTCGGAAGCGGCCCATTCCCTACTGAACTGGAGGATGCGACAGGAGACCGGATTCAGCAGAGGGGCGCGGAGTTTGGGGCTACTACCGGGCGAAAGCGGCGATGTGGCTGGCTGGATGCGGTGCTGGTCTCCGACTCGGTCCGGTTGAGCGGCCTGAGCGGCCTGGCTATTACCAAACTCGATGTCCTGACCGGTATCCCCGCGTTAAAGATAGCCACGCATTACCTGAGCGAGGGGCAACCCATAAGGTACCGTCCGTCACGCATCGACCTTATGGAAAACGTCCAGCCTGTGTATGAAGAGCTTAAGGGTTGGCCGGAAGAACTGACAGGAATCCGCCGTCTCGAAGATCTGCCTAAAGCCACTAAAGGTTACCTGAGCCGTATAGAAGAACTGACGGGGACCAGGATTATGATCGTCTCCTTGGGGCCCGGACGGGATGAAACGATTCTGCTTCATAACCCATTTAAGGGGCAGTCCTGA
- a CDS encoding endonuclease III domain-containing protein translates to MNKKLDDIFRRMFAAFGPQHWWPGEGPFEVMVGAVLTQNTNWGNVERAIGRLKQEGILSPRAIYEIPLSLLSSYIQSAGYYNIKAGRLKNLISFFVEEYEADTEKMFAEDTESLRQKLLAIKGIGPETADSILLYAGHKPTFVVDAYTQRVMSRHLLIAEDADYEEIRAFFMDRLPPDAALFNEFHALFVKMGKTYCKKNIPLCQDCPLNGL, encoded by the coding sequence ATGAATAAAAAACTTGATGATATCTTCCGAAGGATGTTTGCGGCCTTCGGCCCGCAGCACTGGTGGCCGGGCGAAGGCCCTTTTGAAGTGATGGTCGGCGCCGTTCTGACGCAAAACACCAATTGGGGAAATGTCGAGCGGGCCATAGGCCGTCTAAAGCAGGAAGGGATTCTCTCACCCCGGGCTATCTACGAAATCCCTCTATCGCTGTTATCTTCGTATATCCAGTCTGCCGGCTATTACAACATCAAGGCCGGACGCCTGAAAAACCTCATCTCTTTTTTTGTGGAGGAATACGAGGCAGACACAGAAAAGATGTTTGCAGAAGATACGGAGAGCTTAAGACAAAAACTGCTGGCCATAAAAGGCATCGGCCCGGAAACGGCTGACAGCATACTCCTTTACGCCGGACACAAGCCCACGTTCGTGGTAGATGCCTACACCCAAAGGGTGATGTCCCGCCATCTGTTAATAGCGGAAGATGCTGATTATGAGGAGATTCGGGCCTTTTTTATGGATCGCCTCCCCCCCGACGCCGCCCTTTTCAACGAATTTCACGCCCTCTTTGTAAAAATGGGCAAGACTTACTGCAAAAAGAATATCCCTCTCTGTCAGGACTGCCCCTTAAATGGGTTATGA
- a CDS encoding TonB family protein, translating into MNPWSICDDKTSPREWTYPLIFSLVLHLLIFLLAVLPLTLFPRRYHLTPVYSVRLVGAPLPARYPVPSKSVNAKDTGIEAAGKKVVNKKILTDENLSRQYEEKIKSLALQRESGQRKEKQREEYLKTALDRLRKQAGQQGSPDMKKALAGIREKIGREGGAIEARTPVAGGSEQAGSSILNIYLGLVWDKISSNWVIPPNLLRYKNLETIVVVRIYKNGGIGSVWLEKSSGNTYVDNSAIRAVRLSSPFSPLPPEIGESVLEIGIRFRPSDRG; encoded by the coding sequence ATGAATCCCTGGTCAATATGTGACGATAAAACCTCGCCGAGGGAATGGACTTACCCGCTGATCTTCTCTCTGGTCTTGCATCTCCTTATTTTCCTGCTGGCCGTGCTTCCTCTAACTCTTTTCCCGCGACGTTACCATCTGACGCCTGTTTACAGCGTACGCCTGGTTGGCGCTCCCTTGCCGGCCAGGTATCCCGTTCCGTCTAAATCCGTGAACGCCAAGGATACAGGCATTGAGGCTGCGGGGAAAAAGGTTGTCAATAAAAAGATATTAACTGACGAGAATTTATCGCGACAATATGAAGAAAAGATAAAGTCCCTGGCCTTGCAACGCGAAAGCGGGCAAAGAAAAGAGAAACAACGCGAAGAATATCTTAAAACCGCCCTGGACAGGTTAAGAAAACAGGCCGGGCAGCAGGGCTCTCCGGATATGAAAAAAGCGCTGGCCGGTATTCGGGAAAAGATCGGCCGGGAGGGCGGGGCCATTGAGGCGCGTACGCCCGTCGCCGGCGGCAGTGAGCAGGCCGGGTCATCCATTTTGAATATATACCTGGGACTGGTTTGGGATAAAATAAGCAGCAACTGGGTGATTCCGCCAAATCTGTTAAGATATAAAAATCTGGAGACGATCGTCGTGGTGCGTATTTATAAGAACGGGGGCATCGGAAGCGTCTGGCTGGAGAAGAGTTCCGGGAATACCTACGTGGATAATTCTGCTATTCGTGCAGTGCGCCTCTCCAGTCCGTTTTCACCTTTACCGCCGGAGATAGGAGAATCGGTTCTGGAGATAGGCATCCGGTTTCGTCCAAGTGATCGGGGATAA
- the tolQ gene encoding protein TolQ: MPDGSIIQIIRDAGLMVKFILLLLCAMSVVTWAIVYKKFLLLRRTRQESNTFLETFWKSRTLADAYINTKNLKNSSIAEVFRIGYGELLKFGRPGSDPEVKNLEIKKIGSGGNIACMENIERALHKAISNEVSRLSKVLSFLATTGSTAPFIGLFGTVWGIMSAFRSIGLRGSANLATVAPGISEALIATAAGLAAAIPAVIAFNYYVNIIRKIESDMQGFANDFSNLVEREYIHRPAGRSGSAKGSKKED; encoded by the coding sequence ATGCCTGATGGGAGTATCATCCAGATAATCCGCGATGCCGGCCTGATGGTAAAGTTTATTTTGTTGTTGCTGTGCGCCATGTCCGTTGTTACCTGGGCAATTGTCTATAAAAAATTTCTCCTCCTGCGCCGCACCAGGCAGGAATCAAATACTTTTCTGGAAACGTTCTGGAAAAGTCGCACGCTGGCAGATGCCTATATTAATACCAAGAATCTTAAAAATTCGTCTATCGCCGAGGTTTTTCGTATCGGATATGGGGAGTTACTGAAATTTGGAAGGCCGGGCAGTGACCCTGAGGTAAAGAACCTGGAAATAAAAAAAATCGGCTCTGGGGGAAACATAGCCTGCATGGAAAACATAGAGCGCGCCCTTCATAAGGCTATCAGTAATGAAGTGAGCAGACTCAGCAAGGTTCTTTCTTTTCTGGCGACTACCGGCAGCACGGCCCCTTTTATCGGTCTGTTCGGCACGGTATGGGGAATTATGTCTGCCTTCCGCAGCATAGGATTGCGCGGCTCCGCCAATCTGGCTACCGTTGCCCCCGGAATCTCCGAAGCCCTGATTGCTACGGCCGCCGGCCTGGCCGCAGCCATACCGGCTGTTATAGCCTTTAACTATTACGTTAATATCATCCGTAAGATAGAATCGGATATGCAAGGTTTTGCCAATGACTTTTCAAATCTTGTAGAAAGGGAATACATACACCGCCCGGCGGGCAGGAGCGGATCTGCCAAGGGCTCTAAAAAGGAGGATTAA
- the dnaJ gene encoding molecular chaperone DnaJ, whose translation MIQKDLYDILGVKPEATDEEIKKAYRKLARKYHPDVNPGDKEAEAKFKEISEAYDILGRPEKKAEYDRLRSAASSYSYTYPGGERVFDFGRFTSESGGGFSSIFENLFGEKASYRPQPMRGDDLYTVLEVEFRDAVFGTKTQVSLAQEEPCKKCAGNGIDPYSGETCPDCKGSGQKASRKGAVHVVTTCGRCGGSGRIGTKGCPVCHGLGMVRTEKRFDVHIPQGVDNGSRIRLAGKGYPGYNGGPPGDLYIEIKVRLDPVFRREGNNIQVKTTVDLFTAVLGGKVSVDTLYGRVEMTVPPGTQNGQRFRLKGKGVPALKGGARGDQFVEIEVAIPRHLDSRSEALFRELKENMAVKKGGGR comes from the coding sequence ATGATCCAAAAAGACCTGTACGACATCCTGGGGGTAAAACCCGAGGCCACGGATGAAGAGATCAAAAAGGCCTACCGCAAGCTGGCGCGAAAGTACCACCCGGATGTCAACCCCGGTGATAAAGAGGCAGAGGCAAAATTTAAAGAAATCAGCGAGGCCTACGACATCCTCGGCCGTCCGGAAAAAAAGGCCGAATATGACCGTCTGAGAAGCGCCGCTTCTTCCTATAGCTATACCTATCCGGGCGGAGAGAGGGTATTTGATTTCGGCCGGTTTACCTCGGAGTCCGGAGGGGGTTTCAGTTCTATCTTTGAAAATCTCTTTGGAGAAAAGGCCTCTTATCGCCCCCAACCAATGCGGGGGGATGATCTTTATACTGTTCTGGAAGTGGAATTCCGCGACGCAGTTTTTGGGACAAAAACCCAGGTTAGCCTGGCTCAAGAGGAGCCATGCAAGAAATGCGCAGGGAACGGCATTGATCCCTATAGCGGCGAGACATGTCCTGATTGCAAAGGGAGCGGGCAAAAAGCGAGCCGGAAAGGAGCGGTGCATGTAGTTACGACCTGCGGCCGTTGCGGCGGCAGCGGGCGTATCGGCACAAAAGGTTGCCCGGTTTGTCATGGGTTGGGCATGGTGAGGACAGAGAAGCGCTTTGACGTGCACATACCTCAAGGAGTGGATAACGGCTCCAGGATCAGGCTGGCCGGTAAGGGATATCCCGGATATAATGGCGGCCCGCCAGGCGATCTTTACATTGAAATCAAGGTTAGACTTGATCCTGTATTCCGCCGTGAAGGGAATAATATCCAGGTTAAGACTACGGTTGATCTTTTCACGGCTGTCCTCGGAGGAAAGGTCTCTGTGGATACACTCTATGGGCGGGTAGAGATGACCGTGCCGCCTGGGACGCAAAACGGGCAGAGATTTCGGCTCAAAGGAAAGGGCGTGCCTGCGCTCAAAGGAGGAGCACGGGGGGATCAATTTGTCGAGATCGAGGTGGCTATCCCCCGCCACCTGGATAGCCGTTCAGAGGCCCTGTTCCGCGAGCTTAAAGAGAACATGGCGGTCAAAAAAGGGGGCGGCAGATAA
- a CDS encoding DNA internalization-related competence protein ComEC/Rec2: MNRLLPILLTAFVTGLVLNHHLPFKGGINFALGAVSALMAGLFYSSYLAPDKRQGKGGLLLSWLLFVCLGYLHAGAFSPEQNTPRDLLSLADGRSVRLAGVLEKMPVFLPDRTELLIRAEQYLGQEEIRSVSGRILVRLKDRPPARLACGDRLLWMGSLRPVINFKNPGGFDFEKHMALRDVYVTAWVSDPHLLTVIGKSGLFEDAPWRALSSLIEDARSHIQGFLDNHATPLAASLYKALLIGERGSIPRPVQEAFTRAGVTHILAISGLHMGMVAWGAYALGLWLIKRSSYLLLRFSAFKIAALFSIPIVLFYGAMAGLSHPSIRAMIMVSVFLTAVLLGRQWDIYNNLAMAMWAILLFSPAALYAPSFQLSFMAVFSIIFFYPRWQDWLGRKRENPLARLRPRPSPFVDKLWGLFLISAIATLGTAPIVAYHFHRLSVVGLLSNVIVVPLVGMLVLPLGLVSVALSPLSLKLADIFLQAGSLSLTAMVKIIDSFAAWPFSSLWVTPPYLFEILLFYAGVLLITMASRRKAFRWCGLTCLFIILVARMVGAYQQSHFDMLRTTFLDVGQGNAALVQFPGGKNMIIDGGGTLSGRFDIGERVIAPFLRAKGIRTIDYLVLTHPHPDHIGGLIFLLDNFKVKEVWANGDRVETEAFVRWQQAVSHKGIPHREFKMDSRYPFNINGVMVDVYGPSGDMAATGGQDVLLNRRSLVLRISYGRRHLLFPGDIDACRENELLQGGYVLKSDVLLAPHHGSNTSNTSGFIRAVAPDTVIFSVGRLNRFSFPHRNVLERYVDQGCSIYRTDRDGAVTCLTDGHNLQIEPFPR; the protein is encoded by the coding sequence TTGAACAGACTACTCCCCATCCTGCTCACCGCCTTTGTCACCGGTCTGGTCTTAAACCATCATCTGCCGTTTAAGGGTGGAATAAACTTTGCTCTGGGGGCCGTTTCAGCCCTTATGGCCGGCCTGTTTTATTCGAGTTATCTCGCTCCGGATAAGAGACAGGGAAAGGGCGGTCTCTTACTGTCCTGGCTGCTTTTTGTGTGTCTGGGTTATCTCCATGCCGGGGCTTTTTCACCGGAGCAAAATACGCCCCGGGACCTTTTGTCCCTGGCTGACGGACGTAGTGTACGCCTGGCCGGTGTCCTGGAAAAGATGCCGGTCTTTTTACCAGACAGAACAGAATTGTTGATCAGGGCCGAACAATATCTTGGTCAGGAAGAAATACGGTCCGTAAGCGGCCGCATTCTTGTGCGTCTAAAAGACAGACCGCCGGCCCGGCTTGCTTGCGGCGATCGACTCTTATGGATGGGCAGTCTGCGCCCGGTAATTAACTTTAAGAATCCGGGGGGGTTTGATTTTGAGAAGCACATGGCCCTCAGAGACGTTTACGTTACCGCCTGGGTCTCTGACCCGCATCTTCTGACGGTTATCGGCAAGAGCGGCCTTTTCGAAGATGCGCCTTGGCGTGCCCTCTCCAGCCTTATTGAAGACGCCCGTTCTCATATCCAGGGCTTTCTGGATAACCATGCCACCCCGTTAGCGGCCTCTTTATACAAGGCCCTTCTTATCGGCGAGAGGGGCAGTATCCCCAGACCCGTACAGGAGGCGTTTACCCGGGCCGGGGTGACTCACATTCTGGCCATTTCCGGCCTGCACATGGGTATGGTGGCCTGGGGTGCTTATGCCCTTGGCCTGTGGCTGATAAAACGCTCCTCTTACCTGCTCCTGAGATTTTCGGCCTTCAAAATAGCCGCCTTGTTTTCTATCCCCATAGTCCTGTTCTATGGGGCCATGGCCGGCCTGTCTCACCCTTCTATCCGGGCCATGATCATGGTCTCCGTGTTTCTCACCGCTGTCCTACTGGGCCGGCAGTGGGATATTTACAATAACCTGGCCATGGCTATGTGGGCCATATTGCTTTTTTCGCCCGCGGCGCTTTATGCCCCGTCTTTTCAGCTATCGTTTATGGCCGTATTCTCCATAATCTTCTTCTACCCCCGCTGGCAGGATTGGCTTGGCAGAAAAAGGGAGAACCCTTTGGCCAGGCTGCGTCCGCGGCCTTCCCCGTTTGTGGATAAGTTATGGGGCCTGTTTTTGATATCGGCCATCGCTACCCTGGGTACGGCGCCGATCGTGGCCTATCACTTTCACCGGCTGTCTGTGGTCGGCCTCTTATCCAACGTTATTGTGGTCCCTTTGGTAGGTATGCTGGTATTGCCTCTGGGACTTGTTTCCGTTGCCCTGTCACCCCTTTCCCTGAAACTGGCGGACATATTTCTGCAGGCAGGATCTCTGAGCCTTACCGCGATGGTGAAGATTATTGATTCTTTTGCGGCCTGGCCGTTTTCTTCTCTATGGGTAACACCGCCCTACTTGTTTGAAATACTCCTTTTTTATGCGGGGGTCCTGCTCATTACTATGGCCTCCCGCCGCAAGGCATTCAGATGGTGCGGCCTGACCTGTCTATTTATCATTCTCGTGGCAAGAATGGTTGGCGCTTATCAGCAAAGCCATTTTGATATGCTCAGGACCACCTTTCTGGATGTCGGTCAGGGGAATGCCGCGCTCGTGCAATTCCCCGGTGGAAAGAACATGATTATCGATGGAGGCGGGACTCTGAGCGGCCGGTTTGATATTGGGGAGCGGGTGATAGCGCCTTTTTTGAGGGCGAAAGGAATTAGGACTATAGACTACCTGGTGCTTACCCATCCTCATCCTGATCACATAGGCGGTCTTATCTTTTTGCTGGATAACTTTAAGGTCAAAGAGGTCTGGGCGAATGGAGACCGGGTAGAGACAGAGGCCTTTGTCCGCTGGCAACAAGCGGTCTCGCATAAAGGCATCCCTCACCGGGAATTTAAGATGGACAGCCGCTACCCTTTTAATATCAACGGCGTTATGGTCGATGTCTATGGCCCGTCCGGTGATATGGCGGCGACGGGCGGGCAGGACGTCCTTCTTAACCGCCGTTCTCTGGTCCTCAGAATCAGCTATGGCCGCAGACACCTTCTTTTTCCCGGTGATATCGACGCATGCAGGGAGAATGAGCTGTTGCAAGGGGGGTATGTCCTTAAATCCGATGTCCTTCTTGCCCCCCATCATGGCAGTAATACATCGAATACCTCCGGTTTTATAAGGGCGGTAGCCCCTGATACGGTTATTTTCTCAGTGGGGAGGCTTAATCGTTTCTCTTTTCCCCATAGGAATGTGCTGGAAAGATATGTGGATCAGGGTTGTTCTATCTACCGGACAGACCGGGACGGGGCGGTCACCTGCCTCACGGATGGCCATAATCTCCAAATAGAACCTTTTCCCCGCTAA
- the tolR gene encoding protein TolR: protein MELGGNDKRLLSEINVTPFVDVMLVLLIIFMVTAPMMIQGMDVELPKTTARAIDNKEENIVITIDRHKDIFVNNARIPQPQIKKYMQHLKETATGREVLLRADRSVPYGLVVEIMAQIRAAGIEKLGMVTEPLEEKK from the coding sequence ATGGAGCTAGGCGGTAACGACAAAAGACTCCTTTCCGAAATTAACGTAACCCCTTTTGTAGATGTAATGCTTGTACTCCTGATAATTTTTATGGTAACCGCGCCTATGATGATTCAGGGCATGGACGTGGAATTGCCGAAGACTACCGCCCGGGCCATAGACAATAAAGAGGAAAACATAGTTATAACCATCGATAGACATAAAGATATCTTTGTTAATAATGCCCGGATACCGCAGCCTCAAATTAAGAAGTACATGCAGCATCTTAAGGAGACGGCAACAGGCCGCGAGGTCCTGCTCAGGGCCGACCGGTCTGTCCCCTATGGCCTCGTGGTGGAGATTATGGCCCAGATAAGGGCGGCGGGCATTGAAAAACTGGGTATGGTGACAGAGCCTTTAGAAGAAAAAAAATGA